From the Rhodoferax mekongensis genome, one window contains:
- a CDS encoding dihydrodipicolinate synthase family protein, with protein MYSASNARYKGVFPVVPTTFNDAGELDLESQKRCVDFMIDAGSTGLCILANFSEQFVLADAEREVLTKTILAHVKGRVPVIVTTTHFSTQVTIARSVQAQQLGASMVMVMPPYHGATIRVPEGQIYEYFARLSDAIDIPIMIQDAPVSGTPLSVPFLARMAQEIKQVSYFKIETAGAASKLRELIRVGGAAIEGPWDGEEAITLMPDLDAGATGAMTGGAYPDGIRKIVDAYAAGRRDEAAAHYQQWLPLINFENRQGGILTAKALMKEGGVIACEAGRHPFPAMHPDTRAGLMDTAKRLDPMVLRWGR; from the coding sequence GGGCGTGTTTCCTGTCGTCCCTACGACCTTCAATGATGCCGGCGAGCTGGACCTGGAAAGCCAAAAACGCTGTGTCGACTTCATGATCGACGCAGGCTCCACCGGTTTGTGCATCCTGGCCAACTTCTCCGAGCAGTTTGTGCTGGCCGATGCTGAGCGCGAAGTGCTCACCAAAACCATCCTTGCCCATGTGAAGGGGCGGGTGCCGGTCATCGTGACGACCACGCATTTCAGCACCCAGGTCACCATTGCGCGCAGCGTGCAGGCCCAGCAGCTAGGTGCCTCCATGGTCATGGTGATGCCTCCGTACCACGGCGCCACGATCCGTGTGCCCGAAGGCCAGATTTATGAGTATTTCGCGCGTCTCTCGGATGCGATCGATATTCCCATCATGATCCAGGACGCCCCCGTCAGTGGTACGCCTTTGTCGGTGCCTTTCCTGGCTCGCATGGCGCAGGAAATCAAGCAAGTGTCGTACTTCAAGATCGAAACAGCGGGCGCTGCGTCCAAGTTGCGCGAGCTCATTCGCGTAGGCGGTGCAGCCATTGAAGGCCCGTGGGATGGCGAGGAAGCCATCACCCTCATGCCCGACCTGGACGCCGGTGCCACCGGCGCAATGACCGGAGGTGCCTACCCCGACGGCATCCGCAAGATTGTGGACGCCTATGCTGCCGGCCGTCGTGACGAGGCGGCTGCCCACTACCAGCAGTGGCTGCCCCTCATCAACTTCGAAAATCGCCAAGGCGGCATACTGACGGCCAAAGCATTGATGAAGGAAGGTGGCGTCATCGCTTGCGAAGCCGGCCGCCACCCCTTCCCCGCCATGCATCCCGACACACGTGCCGGCTTGATGGATACGGCCAAGCGTCTGGACCCCATGGTGTTGCGCTGGGGCCGGTAA
- a CDS encoding Gfo/Idh/MocA family protein — protein MSENTVFQLLGRRLRLAVIGGGPGSFIGAMHRQAARLDDRYELVAAALSSDPERSKSSGQSIGVPADRCYGDGTSLIEAEARRADGAEVVAIMTPNDSHFRFSMLALEHGMDVICDKPMTNTLQEAEALHAKVQSSGRVFCLTHNYTGYPMVRQAKAMVMEGLLGDIRLVQVEYVQSGRAKAGPGRKAWKEDPARGGPSLVMGDIGTHAHNLLRFITGLEVAEVAADVGSIVPDRVTHDYAGAMLRMSNGARGSFWVTQAAAGVENGLRIRVSGSLGSVEWHQEHPQVLHFKPLDAPAQVRTPNGQGTLPLAARASRIVAGHPEGFHEAFANLYTNAADTIAAQRSGNAPDPLNQFFPNATDGLQGIRFVAAAIRSSRHNGAWTTV, from the coding sequence ATGTCAGAAAACACCGTCTTCCAACTCCTCGGTCGCCGCTTGCGACTGGCGGTAATCGGTGGTGGCCCCGGCTCCTTTATCGGCGCCATGCACCGCCAGGCCGCACGCCTGGATGACCGGTACGAATTGGTGGCAGCAGCTCTCTCGTCCGACCCTGAACGATCCAAGTCCAGCGGCCAAAGCATCGGGGTACCCGCAGATCGTTGCTATGGGGATGGAACTTCATTGATTGAAGCAGAAGCCCGACGCGCCGATGGCGCTGAGGTCGTGGCCATCATGACGCCCAATGACAGCCACTTCCGCTTTTCCATGCTGGCGCTGGAACATGGCATGGACGTCATATGCGACAAGCCCATGACCAATACGCTGCAAGAAGCCGAGGCACTGCATGCGAAGGTGCAGAGCAGCGGTCGTGTGTTCTGCCTGACCCACAACTACACCGGCTACCCCATGGTGCGCCAAGCCAAGGCCATGGTGATGGAAGGTTTGTTGGGCGACATCCGTCTGGTGCAGGTGGAATACGTGCAAAGTGGTCGTGCCAAAGCCGGCCCCGGTCGCAAGGCCTGGAAAGAAGACCCGGCCCGTGGTGGCCCTTCCCTCGTGATGGGTGATATCGGCACCCACGCCCACAACCTGCTGCGCTTCATTACCGGCCTAGAAGTCGCCGAGGTCGCTGCGGATGTAGGCAGCATCGTGCCCGACCGCGTCACCCATGACTATGCCGGCGCCATGCTGCGCATGAGCAACGGTGCGCGTGGCAGCTTTTGGGTGACGCAGGCTGCAGCGGGTGTGGAAAACGGCCTGCGCATCCGCGTGAGTGGTTCGTTGGGCAGTGTGGAGTGGCATCAGGAACATCCGCAGGTGCTGCACTTCAAACCGCTGGACGCGCCCGCCCAAGTGCGCACCCCGAATGGCCAAGGCACCCTGCCATTGGCAGCCCGTGCTTCGCGCATTGTGGCGGGCCACCCGGAAGGTTTTCACGAGGCGTTTGCCAATCTGTACACCAATGCGGCGGACACCATTGCAGCGCAGCGCAGCGGAAACGCGCCTGACCCGCTGAACCAGTTTTTCCCGAATGCGACTGACGGCTTGCAAGGCATCCGCTTTGTAGCCGCCGCTATTCGTTCCAGCCGCCACAACGGCGCCTGGACTACCGTTTAA
- a CDS encoding aldehyde dehydrogenase family protein, translating to MTTQYNNLINGEWLAGNSYAPNLNPSNLADVIGEYAQADVAQLNAAVAAAQKAFPAWSTGGIQARADALDKIGNEILARKEELGTLLSREEGKTRAEGIGEAARAGNIFKFFAGECLRLAGETLPSVRPGIGVEVTREPLGVIGLITPWNFPIAIPAWKIAPALAYGNCVVLKPADLVPGCAWALADIIHRSGIPAGVFNLVMGSGRVIGDALVNHPGITAVSFTGSVGVGQRIAAACAGHMKKVQLEMGGKNPQVVLDDADLNVAVELSVQSAFYSTGQRCTASSRLIVTDKIYPAFIEAMQKRMAAIKVGDALAAGIDIGPVSSQAQLEQDLSYVEIGKLEGATLLTGGERLTRDTEGFYMAPALLVDSTPSMRINREEIFGPVASVIRVKDYDEALAVANDTPFGLSAGIATTSLKYATHFKRHSQAGMVMVNLPTAGVDYHVPFGGRKGSSYGSREQGKYAAEFFTTVKTAYTLA from the coding sequence ATGACCACCCAATACAACAACCTTATCAACGGCGAATGGCTCGCCGGCAACAGCTACGCGCCCAACCTGAATCCGTCCAACCTCGCAGACGTGATCGGTGAATACGCTCAAGCCGACGTGGCCCAGCTCAACGCTGCCGTCGCAGCAGCCCAAAAGGCCTTTCCGGCCTGGTCTACAGGCGGCATCCAGGCCCGTGCCGACGCGCTCGACAAAATCGGCAATGAAATCCTGGCTCGCAAAGAAGAGCTGGGTACCCTGCTCTCCCGCGAAGAGGGCAAGACCCGCGCCGAAGGCATTGGCGAAGCGGCCCGTGCCGGCAACATCTTCAAGTTCTTTGCCGGTGAATGCCTGCGCCTGGCCGGTGAAACATTGCCCTCCGTGCGTCCCGGCATCGGGGTGGAAGTCACCCGCGAGCCTTTGGGCGTGATCGGCTTGATCACCCCCTGGAACTTCCCCATCGCCATCCCTGCCTGGAAGATTGCACCTGCACTGGCCTATGGCAACTGCGTGGTGTTGAAGCCCGCAGACCTGGTGCCAGGCTGTGCCTGGGCGCTGGCCGACATCATCCACCGCAGCGGCATTCCTGCCGGTGTGTTCAACCTCGTCATGGGGTCGGGTCGTGTCATTGGCGACGCCTTGGTCAATCACCCCGGCATCACTGCCGTGAGCTTCACCGGCTCCGTGGGTGTGGGCCAGCGCATTGCCGCCGCCTGTGCCGGACACATGAAGAAAGTCCAGCTCGAAATGGGTGGCAAGAACCCGCAAGTGGTGCTGGACGATGCTGACCTGAATGTGGCGGTCGAGCTCAGCGTGCAAAGCGCCTTCTACTCCACCGGCCAGCGCTGCACCGCGTCCAGCCGCCTGATCGTGACCGACAAAATCTACCCGGCCTTCATCGAAGCCATGCAAAAACGCATGGCCGCCATCAAGGTGGGTGACGCCTTGGCCGCTGGCATCGACATCGGTCCGGTGTCGTCCCAAGCGCAGCTGGAGCAGGACTTGTCGTATGTGGAAATCGGCAAGCTTGAGGGCGCCACGCTGCTCACCGGTGGCGAACGCCTCACGCGCGACACCGAGGGCTTTTACATGGCACCGGCCTTGCTGGTGGACAGCACCCCGTCCATGCGTATCAACCGCGAAGAAATCTTCGGTCCGGTGGCCAGCGTGATCCGTGTGAAGGACTACGACGAAGCCTTGGCCGTCGCCAATGACACGCCCTTCGGCCTGTCGGCCGGCATTGCCACCACCAGCCTGAAATACGCCACTCATTTCAAGCGCCACAGCCAGGCCGGTATGGTGATGGTCAATCTGCCCACTGCGGGGGTGGACTACCATGTGCCTTTTGGTGGGCGCAAAGGCAGCAGCTACGGTTCCCGCGAGCAAGGCAAGTACGCTGCCGAGTTCTTTACGACGGTCAAGACTGCATATACGCTCGCCTGA
- the chvE gene encoding multiple monosaccharide ABC transporter substrate-binding protein, which produces MRFLGRFFLSTVLMVSMPWAHAQNSKGGVGILMPTITSQRWVVDGLAMVRAMDKLGYRPDLKYANDDVATQVAQTEEMLKASDMKVLVIGAIDGTKLAPVLKKAAERNIKVVAYDRLIRDTPHVDYYATFDNFQVGVLQGSDIIERLGLDKGKGPFTIELFAGSPDDNNAYFFYDGAMSVLKPYIDKGKLVVGSGQMGMEKVSTLRWSGSVARARLVQILDKHYTKQRLDALLSPYDGISMELITAMKKANYGQGNQPLPVVTGQDAEMPSVRSIIRGEQSSTVFKDNRELAQVVTTMVDAILSGKKPAINDEKTYNNGQKIVPSFLLKPAVVDINNWRPMLVNSGYYRADQFK; this is translated from the coding sequence ATGCGATTCCTGGGGCGGTTCTTTTTAAGTACAGTGCTGATGGTGTCCATGCCCTGGGCCCATGCACAAAACAGTAAGGGCGGCGTGGGCATTCTCATGCCCACCATCACGTCCCAGCGTTGGGTGGTGGACGGCTTGGCCATGGTGCGTGCCATGGACAAGCTGGGCTACCGCCCCGATCTCAAGTACGCCAACGACGATGTAGCCACCCAAGTGGCCCAAACAGAGGAAATGCTCAAGGCGTCCGACATGAAAGTGCTGGTCATCGGCGCCATTGACGGCACCAAGCTGGCCCCGGTGCTCAAGAAGGCAGCCGAGCGCAACATCAAGGTCGTTGCTTATGACCGCCTGATCCGCGACACGCCGCATGTCGATTACTACGCTACCTTCGACAACTTTCAGGTCGGCGTGCTGCAAGGTTCCGACATCATTGAGCGGTTGGGTCTGGACAAGGGCAAAGGCCCGTTCACCATCGAGCTGTTCGCCGGTTCCCCGGACGACAACAACGCATACTTTTTCTACGACGGTGCCATGTCGGTGCTCAAGCCCTACATCGACAAAGGCAAGCTCGTCGTAGGTTCAGGCCAAATGGGCATGGAGAAGGTATCCACCCTGCGCTGGAGCGGCTCGGTCGCCCGTGCCCGCCTGGTGCAGATCCTGGACAAGCACTACACCAAACAGCGTCTGGACGCCCTGCTATCGCCCTATGACGGCATCAGCATGGAACTGATTACCGCCATGAAGAAGGCCAACTACGGACAAGGCAACCAACCCCTGCCGGTGGTGACCGGGCAGGACGCAGAGATGCCCTCCGTGCGCTCCATCATCCGGGGCGAGCAGTCTTCCACCGTCTTCAAGGACAACCGCGAATTGGCGCAGGTCGTCACCACCATGGTGGACGCCATTCTCTCCGGCAAAAAGCCCGCCATCAACGACGAAAAAACCTACAACAACGGCCAGAAGATCGTTCCATCGTTCCTGCTCAAGCCGGCTGTGGTGGACATCAACAACTGGCGCCCCATGCTGGTGAACTCCGGCTATTACCGGGCCGACCAGTTCAAGTGA
- a CDS encoding TIGR00266 family protein yields MAMDVVDYEIFGSEMQYVEVELDPGEAAIGEAGVMMYMQEGITMDTIFGDGSQQGGFFGKLMGAGKRLLTGEGLFTTVFENSGSGKQRVAFAAPYPGKIVPMDLSQLGGTIICQKDSFLCAAKGVALGIAFQKKLGVGLFGGEGFIMQKLDGDGMAFVHAGGTLMERTLAPGETLRVDTGCVVAFQPTVDFDIQFVGKVKSAIFGGEGLFFATLRGPGKVWLQSLPLSRLANRIILSAPAAGGRSADQGSLLGAGVLGGLIGGGSNDE; encoded by the coding sequence ATGGCAATGGATGTAGTTGACTACGAAATTTTTGGTTCCGAGATGCAATACGTCGAGGTGGAACTCGACCCCGGTGAAGCCGCCATCGGCGAAGCCGGCGTGATGATGTACATGCAAGAAGGCATCACCATGGACACCATCTTTGGTGATGGTTCCCAGCAAGGCGGCTTTTTCGGCAAACTTATGGGAGCAGGCAAACGCCTGCTGACCGGCGAAGGCCTGTTCACCACGGTTTTCGAAAACAGCGGTTCCGGCAAGCAACGCGTGGCCTTTGCAGCACCCTACCCCGGCAAGATCGTGCCCATGGACCTGAGCCAACTTGGTGGCACCATCATCTGCCAGAAAGATTCCTTCCTGTGCGCCGCCAAAGGCGTGGCGCTGGGCATTGCCTTCCAGAAAAAGCTGGGCGTGGGCCTGTTCGGCGGCGAAGGCTTCATCATGCAAAAGCTCGATGGCGACGGCATGGCTTTTGTGCACGCCGGCGGCACCCTGATGGAGCGCACTCTGGCACCCGGTGAGACCCTGCGGGTAGACACCGGCTGTGTGGTGGCTTTCCAGCCCACCGTGGACTTTGACATCCAGTTCGTGGGCAAAGTGAAGTCCGCCATCTTCGGCGGTGAAGGTTTGTTCTTTGCCACCCTGCGCGGCCCGGGCAAGGTGTGGCTGCAAAGCCTGCCGCTGTCGCGCCTGGCCAACCGCATCATCCTTTCCGCGCCTGCTGCAGGTGGCCGGTCTGCGGACCAGGGCTCCTTGTTGGGCGCGGGCGTGCTCGGCGGCCTGATTGGTGGCGGCAGCAACGACGAATGA
- a CDS encoding M48 family metallopeptidase, which produces MLSSSSEAAAHSPFTGRFFAPGLDGVGVAASARWQHGRLQVQTAEQTWESEPDARVQSGGFNATQLALVWAGADGECRFYVDAGASRMAFAAGLPAHLTPQHQAAGNASAKVERRFRLWWAALALLALVPLLALVLLITRVDDAVGWLVKHIPHEQEAKLGDLVLAQTRAQMRVMESGPAVDAVRLMGQRLTTGSAYTYRWLVVDKAELNAFTAPGGVVVVYSGLLQAARTPEEAAGVIAHEVAHAELRHGLQGMVKALGVRAGAAVLLGEWSGAALGQAMTGLLEMKFSREAEEAADAEGLRRLVAARINPAGMADFMDTLVKQSPGVAVPELLSTHPASEGRATRLREAVKAHTGPWDVLPLDWVAVQKSLSPAEKVGSAQ; this is translated from the coding sequence ATGCTGAGCAGCAGTAGCGAAGCCGCCGCCCACAGCCCATTCACAGGCCGCTTTTTTGCCCCCGGTCTGGACGGCGTGGGGGTAGCTGCCAGCGCGCGCTGGCAGCACGGCCGCTTGCAAGTGCAAACTGCGGAACAAACATGGGAATCAGAGCCGGATGCACGTGTGCAGTCCGGTGGTTTCAATGCTACGCAGCTCGCGCTGGTATGGGCCGGTGCAGACGGCGAATGCCGCTTTTATGTGGATGCCGGTGCCTCGCGCATGGCCTTTGCTGCCGGTTTGCCCGCTCACCTGACACCGCAGCACCAGGCCGCCGGCAACGCAAGCGCCAAGGTGGAGCGGCGCTTCAGGTTGTGGTGGGCCGCTTTGGCGCTTCTTGCCTTGGTTCCATTGCTGGCCTTGGTCTTGTTAATCACCCGCGTGGACGACGCCGTGGGCTGGCTCGTGAAACATATTCCTCACGAGCAGGAAGCCAAACTGGGCGACCTGGTGCTGGCCCAGACCCGCGCCCAAATGCGCGTGATGGAGTCCGGCCCGGCAGTGGACGCCGTGCGCCTCATGGGCCAGCGCCTGACCACGGGCTCGGCCTACACCTACCGTTGGCTGGTGGTCGACAAAGCCGAGCTCAATGCCTTTACAGCACCCGGCGGCGTGGTGGTGGTCTACAGCGGTTTGCTGCAGGCCGCCAGAACGCCGGAAGAAGCAGCTGGCGTTATCGCCCACGAGGTGGCACATGCCGAGTTGCGCCATGGCCTGCAAGGAATGGTCAAAGCGCTGGGGGTGCGCGCGGGTGCCGCAGTGCTGCTGGGCGAATGGAGCGGTGCCGCGCTGGGTCAGGCGATGACCGGCTTGTTGGAAATGAAGTTTTCCCGCGAGGCTGAGGAAGCCGCCGATGCCGAAGGTTTGCGTCGTTTGGTAGCTGCACGCATCAACCCCGCAGGCATGGCCGACTTTATGGACACGCTGGTCAAGCAAAGCCCCGGTGTTGCAGTGCCAGAGCTCCTTTCTACCCACCCGGCCTCTGAGGGCCGGGCCACGCGCCTGCGCGAGGCAGTCAAAGCCCATACCGGGCCTTGGGATGTGCTGCCCTTGGACTGGGTGGCAGTACAGAAGAGCCTGTCACCGGCCGAAAAGGTGGGTAGCGCACAATAG
- a CDS encoding FliA/WhiG family RNA polymerase sigma factor — translation MAATPQPASTQLSDDTRKLVEDHQPVVRSVANHVGRRLPPNVDRADLVQDGMLGLMEALLRWTKESSGTHFENYIALRAQGAMIDGLRAADPVSRQVRKDMRRVEVALQQLSHRLGRPPTEGELAKQLDMPLADYQRLLQDAQGYVLISLQDLTGDSVDQYLKRCLEDNADPLALLERAALRQALAESIQLLPRKSQILLTLYYEHEMRMHEIAKHLGLSEARISQMHTQSIAQLRASMADRDMARLLTPRMRPRDEPDESEYSTLGA, via the coding sequence ATGGCCGCCACGCCCCAGCCAGCCTCTACGCAATTGAGCGACGACACCCGCAAGCTGGTGGAAGACCACCAGCCGGTGGTGCGTTCCGTGGCGAACCACGTGGGGCGGCGCCTGCCGCCGAATGTGGACAGGGCGGATCTGGTGCAGGATGGCATGCTCGGGCTGATGGAAGCGCTGCTGCGCTGGACCAAAGAGTCCTCGGGCACGCATTTTGAAAACTACATCGCCCTGCGGGCCCAGGGCGCCATGATTGACGGCCTGCGCGCTGCCGATCCGGTAAGTCGCCAGGTGCGCAAAGACATGCGGCGGGTCGAAGTGGCGCTGCAGCAGCTCAGCCACCGGCTGGGCCGTCCGCCGACCGAAGGCGAGCTGGCCAAGCAGCTTGACATGCCTTTGGCCGACTACCAGCGCTTGCTGCAGGACGCTCAAGGCTACGTGCTGATCTCGCTGCAAGACCTTACCGGCGACAGCGTAGATCAGTACCTCAAGCGCTGCCTGGAAGACAACGCCGACCCCCTGGCCCTGCTGGAGCGCGCTGCCCTGCGCCAGGCGCTGGCTGAATCCATCCAGCTGCTCCCACGCAAAAGCCAGATCTTGCTCACGTTGTATTACGAGCACGAAATGCGCATGCACGAGATCGCCAAACACCTGGGCCTCTCGGAGGCGCGCATCTCGCAAATGCACACCCAGTCCATCGCCCAGCTACGCGCCTCGATGGCCGACCGTGACATGGCGCGCCTGCTCACCCCGCGCATGCGGCCGCGCGACGAGCCTGACGAGTCGGAGTACAGCACCCTGGGCGCCTGA
- a CDS encoding PAS domain-containing sensor histidine kinase translates to MHPQAPVATVSGPTQPLWRDRLSLLLESTGEGIFGIDMDGRCTFINRAGAAMLGYESHEVLGANMHELAHHSHPGGEHYPEHTCPIFNAFRKALPCRIDTELFWRRDGSAFAVEYSSHPIVDSGLVQGAVVTFVDISARRNAEEALRRAHTELEQRVEERTQALSEALQQLRELTAHSHSVREEERTRIAREVHDELGSLLVALKMDVGWLEKRLAEQPGRAPDAAQAMRDQMQHKCRNMSQLIEAAVDNVGRIITDLRPSILDHQGLWVALDWQAHEFVQSAEMGLDWHMDVSAAQPVPDTHTIAIFRIFQEMLSNVGRHAQATHLDISIRADASDITISVKDNGQGAPMQAFDAPDAYGIMGMRERARHLGGSLEITSQIGLGSSFNLRVQLPKP, encoded by the coding sequence ATGCACCCTCAAGCCCCAGTTGCCACCGTATCCGGTCCCACACAGCCCCTGTGGCGTGACCGGCTTTCGCTGCTGCTGGAGTCCACCGGCGAAGGCATCTTCGGCATCGACATGGACGGCCGTTGCACCTTCATCAACCGCGCCGGGGCCGCCATGCTGGGCTACGAGTCCCATGAAGTGCTGGGCGCCAACATGCACGAGCTGGCACACCACAGCCACCCGGGTGGCGAACACTACCCTGAACACACCTGCCCCATCTTCAATGCCTTCCGCAAAGCGTTGCCCTGCCGGATCGACACGGAGCTGTTCTGGCGCCGCGACGGTTCGGCCTTCGCGGTCGAATACTCGTCGCACCCCATTGTCGATAGCGGCTTGGTGCAGGGCGCTGTGGTCACTTTTGTGGATATCTCCGCCCGCCGCAACGCCGAAGAGGCCTTGCGCCGCGCCCACACCGAGCTGGAGCAGCGGGTGGAGGAGCGCACCCAGGCGCTGTCCGAAGCCCTGCAGCAACTGCGCGAACTCACCGCCCACAGCCACTCGGTGCGCGAAGAAGAGCGCACCCGCATTGCCCGCGAAGTGCATGACGAGCTGGGCAGCCTGCTGGTCGCCTTGAAGATGGATGTCGGCTGGCTCGAAAAACGCCTGGCTGAGCAACCCGGCCGGGCGCCGGATGCCGCACAAGCCATGCGCGACCAGATGCAGCACAAATGCCGCAACATGAGCCAGCTGATTGAAGCGGCGGTGGACAACGTCGGCCGCATCATCACCGACCTGCGCCCCAGCATCCTCGATCACCAAGGTCTGTGGGTCGCGCTGGACTGGCAGGCGCACGAGTTTGTGCAGTCGGCAGAGATGGGTTTGGACTGGCACATGGACGTGAGCGCCGCGCAGCCCGTGCCTGACACCCACACCATCGCCATCTTCCGCATCTTTCAAGAAATGCTCAGTAATGTGGGGCGCCACGCGCAGGCGACGCATTTGGACATCTCGATCCGCGCGGATGCGAGTGACATCACCATCTCAGTCAAAGACAATGGCCAGGGCGCCCCCATGCAGGCCTTTGATGCGCCCGACGCCTACGGCATCATGGGCATGCGTGAGCGGGCAAGGCACTTGGGCGGAAGCCTGGAGATTACAAGCCAAATCGGCCTCGGGTCCTCTTTCAATCTGCGCGTGCAGCTACCAAAACCATAG
- a CDS encoding response regulator transcription factor has translation MPSSTSHTPYRILIGDDHRIVREGLKQVLADAADLHVVAEAASGPEVLEAVQALGGNAGLSAVLLDIAMPGRDGLDVLQALKAAWPKLPVLMLSTYPEKQYAVRCIKLGAAGYLNKGADPDDMIAAVRKVASGGVYVSAQAAEALASAVANTTHQGAEALSHREHQVFRLLTAGKTVGEIGAQLGLASNTVSTYRQRILEKTGTKNDVELALYAQQQAHNANL, from the coding sequence ATGCCAAGCTCCACCTCCCACACCCCCTACCGCATACTGATTGGTGACGACCACCGCATCGTGCGTGAAGGGCTCAAGCAAGTGCTGGCCGATGCCGCAGACCTGCACGTGGTGGCAGAGGCCGCTAGTGGCCCGGAGGTGTTGGAGGCGGTGCAGGCCCTGGGCGGCAACGCAGGCCTGTCGGCCGTGCTGCTGGACATTGCCATGCCCGGGCGGGATGGTTTGGATGTTTTGCAGGCCCTCAAGGCTGCCTGGCCCAAGCTGCCGGTGCTCATGCTCAGCACCTACCCCGAGAAGCAATACGCCGTGCGCTGCATCAAGCTGGGCGCGGCGGGCTATTTGAATAAGGGTGCCGACCCCGACGACATGATCGCCGCCGTGCGCAAGGTCGCCAGTGGTGGCGTGTATGTGTCTGCACAGGCGGCTGAGGCGCTGGCCAGTGCCGTGGCCAATACGACCCACCAAGGTGCAGAGGCGCTTTCTCATCGCGAGCACCAGGTCTTCAGGCTACTCACCGCCGGCAAAACCGTGGGCGAAATTGGTGCACAGCTGGGCCTGGCGTCCAACACGGTCAGCACCTACCGGCAGCGCATCCTGGAAAAAACCGGCACCAAAAACGACGTAGAGCTCGCGCTGTACGCCCAACAACAGGCCCATAACGCGAATTTGTAG